The genomic window CGGCGACCTCGGGCCGCGCTACGGGCGGCCCGACGACCGGCTGCCCGGCGGGCAGTTCATCACCGCGACCCGCGACTGACCGGGACGAAGGATATGGAATCGAACCAGGCGCAGACCGAACGTCCCGATCCGACAGAGGAACGTATTCAGGCTGCCGCCGAGTCCTATCGGCGGCCGATGCTCGCGGCCTACGACCTGTTCGTGCTCGGCATGATGAGCCGGTTCATGTGGCGCTGCCCGCGCGGCAGAATGCTGGCGCATTACGACCGCCAGGTCGGCGCGACGCACCTGGATATCGGTCCCGGCACCGGCTGGTTCCTGGACAGGAGCAGGTTTCCGGTGGAATCCCCCTCGATCACCCTGCTCGATCTCAACGAGGTGGTGCTCGCCACCGCGGCCCACCGGATCAGGCGCTACCACCCGCAGACCCGGGTCGGCGACGCGTTCAAACCGCTCGCGCTGGGCACCGAGCGCTACGACTCGGTCGGCATGAACTTCCTGCTGCACTGCCTGCCGGGGACCATGCGGCAGAAGTCGGTGGTCTTCGACCACGTGCGACCGTACCTGCGCCCCGGGGCGCGGGTGTTCGGCAGCACCGTGCTGGGCAGCGGGCCGCACCACACGAGGCGGTCGGGCAAGCTGCTGGCCAAGCTCAACCGCAGTGAGGTCTTCAGCAACCTCGACGACCGCCTGGAGGACCTGAACGAGCAGCTGCGCGCCCGGTTCACCGACGTCGAGACGGTCAGGTCCGGCGCGGTCTGCCTGTTCGCGGCACGGTTCCCGGGGGCGCGATGAGCGGCGAGCCGAACCAGCCGGCCCAGCAGCTGCGCGAGCCGGACCCGCTGGCGCAGCAGCTGCACGACGGCGTGCTGCAGGCGCTGGCCGTCGCCCGTATCCGGCTGGACCGGGCGCTCGCCACGCCCGGCCCGCTGCCCCGCGAGCTCGCAACGGAGCTTCGGCTGCTGGTGGACGGTGAGATCGCCGGCCTGCGCCGGCTGATCAGCGGGTCAGCGCCGCCCACCCCGCCGCACCCGGACCTGCCCAGCGCGCTGGCGGCCACCGCGGAACACCTCCAGTCGGTCACCGGCATCCGCATCCGGGTCGAGAACAGCGCGGCGCCGCGCGGCCGTTGGGCGGGCAACGACCTGGTGGCCTACCGGATCGCCCGCGAGGCGCTGCACAACACCGCCAAGCACAGCGGCGCCAGGCACGCCTGGGTGACGCTGGCCGCGCGGCGGGACCGGCTGGTCTGCGTGGTCTCCGACGACGGCCGCGGCTTCGCACCGCCCACCGCCCGCCCGCACTTCGGGCTGCCAGCGATGTACGCGCAGGCCCGGGACGCGGGCGGCTACCTGGCCGTCCGGTCCCGCCGCACCGGCACGTTCGTCACCCTCTCGCTGCCCAGGAACCCGGCGCCGCAGGGGGAGGCCGAGCGATGACGCCGTACGACCCCGCGTACCGGCCGACCATCCTGATCTGCGACGACCACCCGGTGGTGCGCTGCGGCATCCGTACGCTGCTCCCCGACGACCGCTACCAGGTGGTGGGCGAGGCGGAGGACCTGGCCGGCACCGTGGAGCAGGTCGACCTCCACCGGCCCGCCGTGCTGCTGCTCGACCTGAGCTTCCTCGGCACCCTGAGCCTCGGCGTGCTGCCCACCGTGCGGGCGCTGTCGCCCGCCACCCGGGTGCTGATCCTGACCATGCACAACGACTTGGACTCGGCGCGCGGTTCGCTCGCCGCCGGCGCGCACGGCTTCCTGCCCAAGGACGCCGCAGCCGGGGAACTCGTCGCCGCGGTCGACGCGCTCGCGGCCGGCGGCCGCTACCTCGACCCGGCGCTCGGCGCCGCGCTGCTCGACCGGCAGGACGACACCGACGACGCGCTGAGCCGGCGGGAACGCGAGGTGCTCGGGATGATCGCGGACGGCCTGACGCACCAGCAGATCGCCGACGAGCTCGGCCTGTCGGTGCGGACCATCGAGGCGCAGCGCGCGTCGATCAAGGTGAAGCTCGGAGTCAGCAGGCGGGCGGAGCTGATCAGTTACGCCCGGCGGCTGCGGTTGACCACGACAGGAGGCGATCGGTGATGCAGACGGGCCGGCCCAGCCGTACCGCGTTGAGCTCGGCGCGCGCCCGCGCCGTGCACCAGGTGGCGGACACACCACGGGTGTTCGCCGACCCGCTGGCGGCGCGGATCATCGACGGCGTGGACGGTGTCCAGGACGCCCCGCTCCCGGCTGGCGCGCCCGGCATGCCCGCGGAGGTGCGGCTGTTCATGGCGCTGCGGCACCGGGTGGCCGAGGACGCACTGGCCGCCGCCCCGCACACCGGCCAGGTGGTCATCCTCGGGGCGGGCCTGGACACCTTCGCCTACCGGAACCGCGATCCGGCGCTGCGGGTCTTCGAGGTGGACCTGCCGGCCACGCAGGAGTGGAAGCGCCGGCGGCTGGCCGAGGCCGGTATCGAGGTGCCGGAGACGGTGGTGTTCTGCCCGGTCGACTTCGCCGAGCAGAGCGTGGGCGACGGGCTCGCCGCGGCCGGATTCGACCGGCACGCACCGGCGTTCTTCCTGCTGCTCGGCGTCGCCCCCTACCTGACCAGGGACGCGCTGCTGGCCACCGCGCGCTTCGTGGCGGAGATGCCCGCACCCGCTGAGCTGGTCTTCGACTACAACCAGCCCGCCGCAGCCATGCCGCCGCACCGCAGGCCCGCGCTCGCCGCGCAGGCCGAGGCGATGGCGCGGATGGGCGAGCCCTGGCGGTCGTTCTTCACCCCGCCCGAGATCGCCGCGGAGCTGGCCGACGCCGGCTTCGACGGCGTCGCCGACGTCGGCTGGCGGGAGTGCCTGGCCCGCTACGGGCTCGACCCGTCGCTGCCCGACCTGTTCGGCGGGCGCATCGTGCACGCCCGCGCGTCCGGCACGGGGTCCGGGCGGCCGGGAACGACGGCGGCCACCGCCGGGACCGCGACTGGAACCGCGCCCGGACCTGCCGCCGGAACCGCGCCCGGACCTGCCGCCGGACGTGCCGCGCGACGAGAGAGGAGCCAGTGATGCACGTCCTGGTCATCGGTGGCGGGGTGGCCGGTCCGGCCACCGCCGTCGCCCTGTGCTCGATCGGTGTCGAGGTCACCGTCTGCGAGGCCCGCCCGGCCGAGGACAAGGACGCCGGGCTGTGGGTGATGGTCGCCCCGAACGGCCTGGCGGCGCTGGACATGCTGGGCCTGCGGGAGACCGTGCTGCGCGAGTCGCTGGCGGGCGAGGTCGGGCCGTCCGGCTTCGCGCCGGTGCGCCGCCTGGGGCTCTACCGGCTGCTGCGGGAGGCGGCGGTGGCGCGTGGCGCGCGGATCGAGCACGACAGGAAGCTGGTGGACGCCGACACCACCGCGGACGGCGTGGTCGCGCGGTTCGCCGACGGCTCGACCCTGCACGGCGACCTGCTCGTCGGCTGCGACGGCGTCCACTCGCGGACCAGGTCGATCATCGATCCGGCCGCGCCGGCCACCCGCTACGTCCCGCTGCTGAACCTCGGCGGCTTCGCGTCCGGGGTGGAAGCTCCCGGCGACCCGGCGCAACTGCAGTTCGTCCGCGCCCCCAAGGGCTTCTTCGGCTACGCGACCTCGGGGACGGGCGAGGTGTGGTGGTTCGCCAACCTGCCCTGGGGCGCGGAGCCGAGCCGGGCCGAGCTGGCGGCGATGGACCGCGCCTCCCTCACCGCCCGCCTGCTCGACACCTTCGCCGAGGCGCCGCCCTTCGTCGCGGACGTCCTGCGCTCCACCTACACCGACCTCTACGCGCTGCCCACCCACGACCTGCCCACCGTGCCGACCTGGTGGCGGGACAACCTGGTCATCCTCGGCGACGCGGCGCACGCCACCACGCCGACGTCGGGGCAGGGCTCCTCGATGGCGCTGGAGGACGCGGTGGTGCTGGCCAAGTGCCTGCGCGACCTGCCCAGGACACAGGCCGCGGCCCGTTACGAACAGCTGCGCCGGGAAAGGGTCGAGGGCATCGTCGCGCTCGGCGCCCGCGCGTCGGCGGCGAAGCTGAACGACGCGGCGCCCGACAACTCGCTGGACTGGGTGCTCGACTACCGGATCGACTGGGCGGCCCGCGTCTGAGCGGGCCCCACCCGTGAACAGCCCGAGGGGCGCGGCGAGTTCGCCGCGCCCCTCGGGCGTTCCCGCCGGGCGCCCGCCCCTCACGCGTTCCCGCGGCCGCCCGCGGGTCGGGACCCGGCTGCCGGGGCCACCAGCCGCGCCCGCAGCGTGGCGAGCGTCGCGGGCGTCACGCCGCCGCGCTCGGCCAGGTAGTCCTCCAGCGAGCCGTAACGGGCGCGCAGCGCCGCAAGCGTCGTCGCCATCGCGTGCCGGGGCGCACCGAAGACCGCGTGGTAGCGCTCCGCGTCCAGACCGAGCGCGGCGAGCCTGGGCAGCAGCCGTTCCATCCGGCGCTCGCTGAAGTAGACCCGGCTGAGCGCGTAGTCGTCCAGCACGGTCGCGTCGTCCACGCCGAGCACCGACAGCAACAGCGCGGCCGCCATGCCCGTACGGTCCTTGCCCGCCGTGCAGTGGATCACCGCGGGCACGCCGTCCGGTGCGGCGAGTGCGGTGAGGACCTGGCCGAGGACGGCCGCGTCCTGCTCGCCCATGTCCAGGTAGACCCGGTGCAGGAAGTCGTCGGGGATGGCGTCGCCGCGGCCGCTGCGGAAAAGGTCGCCGAGCGGGTTCGGCCGCGAGGCGTCGCCGCCGATGGCGAAGGGCTCGTGCCGGACCGCGGCCGGCAGCGCGGAGGGCGCCTTCGTGCGCTCGTCGTCGGTGCGCAGGTCGTACGCCACCCGCAGGCCGAGCTGGTCGATCGCGGCGAGGTCGGCCGGGGTGAGGCGGTCGGGCGCGTCGGCGCGGAAGACCAGGCCCCATCGAGTACGGC from Streptomyces sp. NBC_01198 includes these protein-coding regions:
- a CDS encoding class I SAM-dependent methyltransferase, encoding MESNQAQTERPDPTEERIQAAAESYRRPMLAAYDLFVLGMMSRFMWRCPRGRMLAHYDRQVGATHLDIGPGTGWFLDRSRFPVESPSITLLDLNEVVLATAAHRIRRYHPQTRVGDAFKPLALGTERYDSVGMNFLLHCLPGTMRQKSVVFDHVRPYLRPGARVFGSTVLGSGPHHTRRSGKLLAKLNRSEVFSNLDDRLEDLNEQLRARFTDVETVRSGAVCLFAARFPGAR
- a CDS encoding sensor histidine kinase, encoding MSGEPNQPAQQLREPDPLAQQLHDGVLQALAVARIRLDRALATPGPLPRELATELRLLVDGEIAGLRRLISGSAPPTPPHPDLPSALAATAEHLQSVTGIRIRVENSAAPRGRWAGNDLVAYRIAREALHNTAKHSGARHAWVTLAARRDRLVCVVSDDGRGFAPPTARPHFGLPAMYAQARDAGGYLAVRSRRTGTFVTLSLPRNPAPQGEAER
- a CDS encoding response regulator transcription factor, producing MTPYDPAYRPTILICDDHPVVRCGIRTLLPDDRYQVVGEAEDLAGTVEQVDLHRPAVLLLDLSFLGTLSLGVLPTVRALSPATRVLILTMHNDLDSARGSLAAGAHGFLPKDAAAGELVAAVDALAAGGRYLDPALGAALLDRQDDTDDALSRREREVLGMIADGLTHQQIADELGLSVRTIEAQRASIKVKLGVSRRAELISYARRLRLTTTGGDR
- a CDS encoding class I SAM-dependent methyltransferase encodes the protein MQTGRPSRTALSSARARAVHQVADTPRVFADPLAARIIDGVDGVQDAPLPAGAPGMPAEVRLFMALRHRVAEDALAAAPHTGQVVILGAGLDTFAYRNRDPALRVFEVDLPATQEWKRRRLAEAGIEVPETVVFCPVDFAEQSVGDGLAAAGFDRHAPAFFLLLGVAPYLTRDALLATARFVAEMPAPAELVFDYNQPAAAMPPHRRPALAAQAEAMARMGEPWRSFFTPPEIAAELADAGFDGVADVGWRECLARYGLDPSLPDLFGGRIVHARASGTGSGRPGTTAATAGTATGTAPGPAAGTAPGPAAGRAARRERSQ
- a CDS encoding FAD-dependent oxidoreductase, producing the protein MHVLVIGGGVAGPATAVALCSIGVEVTVCEARPAEDKDAGLWVMVAPNGLAALDMLGLRETVLRESLAGEVGPSGFAPVRRLGLYRLLREAAVARGARIEHDRKLVDADTTADGVVARFADGSTLHGDLLVGCDGVHSRTRSIIDPAAPATRYVPLLNLGGFASGVEAPGDPAQLQFVRAPKGFFGYATSGTGEVWWFANLPWGAEPSRAELAAMDRASLTARLLDTFAEAPPFVADVLRSTYTDLYALPTHDLPTVPTWWRDNLVILGDAAHATTPTSGQGSSMALEDAVVLAKCLRDLPRTQAAARYEQLRRERVEGIVALGARASAAKLNDAAPDNSLDWVLDYRIDWAARV
- a CDS encoding tyrosine-protein phosphatase is translated as MGTVVLAVDVVRDGTGTLGVSWELAGAGPVELAVGPSPESVDHDHPVARVEGATRMSLPQLGPGRHYISVAPVDGGAAVLAAERVMPLEGAANFRDLGGYRTRDGGRTRWGLVFRADAPDRLTPADLAAIDQLGLRVAYDLRTDDERTKAPSALPAAVRHEPFAIGGDASRPNPLGDLFRSGRGDAIPDDFLHRVYLDMGEQDAAVLGQVLTALAAPDGVPAVIHCTAGKDRTGMAAALLLSVLGVDDATVLDDYALSRVYFSERRMERLLPRLAALGLDAERYHAVFGAPRHAMATTLAALRARYGSLEDYLAERGGVTPATLATLRARLVAPAAGSRPAGGRGNA